One genomic window of Pseudomonas chlororaphis subsp. piscium includes the following:
- the fabG gene encoding 3-oxoacyl-ACP reductase FabG — MTESILVTGSSRGIGRAIALRLAQGGYDLILHCRSGRSEAEAVQAEVEALGRQARILQFDVTDRASCKAVLEADVEAHGAYYGVVLNAGLTRDGAFPALSEDDWDTVLRTNLDGFYNVLHPVMMPMIRRRAAGRIVCIASVSGQVGNRGQVNYSASKAGLIGAAKALAIELGKRKITVNCVAPGLIDTAMLDENVPVDELLKMIPAQRMGTPEEVAGAVNFLMSAEAAYITRQVLAVNGGLV, encoded by the coding sequence ATGACTGAATCCATATTGGTCACCGGCTCCAGCCGTGGTATCGGCCGCGCCATCGCCCTGCGCCTGGCCCAGGGCGGCTATGACCTGATCCTGCATTGCCGCAGTGGCCGCAGCGAAGCCGAGGCCGTGCAGGCCGAAGTCGAGGCCCTGGGGCGCCAGGCGCGCATCCTGCAATTCGATGTGACCGACCGCGCCAGCTGCAAGGCCGTTCTCGAAGCCGACGTGGAAGCCCACGGCGCCTACTACGGCGTGGTGCTCAACGCCGGCCTGACCCGCGACGGCGCCTTCCCGGCCCTGAGCGAAGACGATTGGGACACCGTGCTGCGCACCAACCTCGACGGTTTCTACAACGTGCTGCACCCGGTGATGATGCCGATGATCCGCCGCCGCGCCGCCGGGCGTATCGTCTGCATCGCCTCGGTGTCCGGGCAGGTCGGCAACCGTGGCCAGGTCAACTACAGCGCGTCCAAGGCCGGCCTGATCGGCGCCGCCAAGGCCCTGGCCATCGAGCTGGGCAAACGCAAGATCACCGTCAACTGCGTGGCGCCAGGCCTGATCGACACCGCCATGCTCGACGAGAACGTGCCGGTGGACGAGCTGCTGAAGATGATCCCGGCCCAGCGCATGGGCACCCCGGAAGAAGTCGCCGGCGCGGTGAACTTCCTGATGTCCGCCGAGGCCGCCTACATCACCCGCCAGGTGCTGGCGGTCAACGGAGGCCTGGTCTGA
- a CDS encoding beta-ketoacyl-ACP synthase: protein MKRVVVTGMAGITSLGSDWDTIAANFSANRSGIRRMDEWDRFSELNTRLAGPVDDFKVPDHWTRKQLRSMGRVSRLAVGAAEQALADAGLLGDESIKDGRMGVACGSSTGSTDEIKAFGNMLLNSVAEGLNANSYVRMMPHTTAANISIFFGLTGRLIPTSSACTSGSQGIGYAYEAIKFGRLPLMLAGGAEELCPTEAMVFDALYATSLKNDAPHTSPRPYDSDRDGLVIGEGGGMLVLEELEHALARGAHIHAEIVGFGSNADGQHTTRPEQATMRRAMELALEDAGLEPSAIGYVNGHGTATEQGDIAETLATSSLFGSRMPISSQKSFLGHTLGACGALESWFSIEMLNHDLYVHTLNLDTVDPRCGELDYLRGEFRQMSCEYVMNNNFAFGGVNTSLIFRRWPQ, encoded by the coding sequence ATGAAACGTGTGGTCGTCACCGGCATGGCCGGCATCACTTCGCTGGGCAGCGACTGGGACACCATCGCCGCCAACTTCAGCGCCAACCGCAGCGGCATTCGCCGGATGGACGAGTGGGATCGCTTCAGCGAACTCAATACCCGCCTGGCCGGCCCCGTGGACGACTTCAAGGTGCCGGACCACTGGACCCGCAAGCAGCTGCGCAGCATGGGCCGGGTGTCGCGGCTCGCCGTGGGCGCCGCCGAGCAAGCCCTGGCCGATGCCGGTCTGTTGGGTGACGAATCGATCAAGGACGGGCGCATGGGCGTGGCCTGTGGCTCGTCCACCGGCAGCACCGACGAGATCAAGGCGTTCGGCAACATGCTGCTGAACTCGGTCGCCGAAGGCCTCAACGCCAACTCCTACGTGCGCATGATGCCGCACACCACCGCGGCCAATATCAGCATCTTCTTCGGCCTCACCGGCCGGCTGATCCCGACGTCCAGCGCCTGCACCAGCGGCAGCCAGGGCATCGGCTACGCCTACGAGGCGATCAAGTTCGGCCGCCTGCCGCTGATGCTCGCCGGCGGCGCCGAAGAGCTGTGCCCGACCGAAGCCATGGTGTTCGACGCGCTCTACGCCACCAGCCTGAAAAACGATGCCCCGCACACCAGCCCGCGCCCCTACGACAGCGACCGCGACGGCCTGGTGATCGGCGAGGGCGGCGGCATGCTGGTGCTCGAAGAGCTGGAACACGCCCTGGCCCGTGGCGCGCATATCCATGCCGAGATCGTCGGTTTCGGCAGCAACGCCGACGGCCAGCACACCACCCGTCCGGAACAGGCCACCATGCGCCGGGCCATGGAGCTGGCCCTGGAAGACGCCGGCCTCGAGCCTTCGGCCATCGGCTACGTCAATGGCCACGGCACCGCTACAGAACAGGGCGACATTGCCGAAACACTGGCCACCAGCAGCCTGTTCGGCAGCCGGATGCCCATCAGTTCGCAGAAGAGTTTCCTCGGCCACACCCTGGGGGCCTGTGGCGCGCTGGAGTCCTGGTTCAGCATCGAGATGCTCAACCACGACCTCTACGTGCACACCCTCAACCTCGATACGGTGGACCCGCGTTGCGGCGAGCTGGATTACCTGCGCGGCGAGTTCCGGCAGATGAGCTGCGAATACGTGATGAACAACAACTTTGCCTTTGGCGGCGTCAACACTTCGCTGATCTTCCGCCGCTGGCCTCAATGA
- a CDS encoding hotdog family protein: protein MIDWPLAELLPHAGDMILIDQVLAFDEEQIRTRLTVRPGGLFNRADGSLPAWVGIELMAQSIAAYAGCHARQKGQAVELGFLLGTRKFECNVEHFPVGSELQIHALRSLQDDNGMGVFECHLTAPGIQAVARLNVFCPPQADSYLNESPALSTGVQP, encoded by the coding sequence ATGATTGACTGGCCGCTCGCCGAACTGCTGCCCCACGCGGGCGACATGATCCTGATCGATCAGGTCCTGGCGTTCGATGAAGAGCAGATCCGCACCCGCCTCACCGTCCGTCCCGGCGGTCTGTTCAACCGTGCCGACGGCAGCCTGCCGGCCTGGGTCGGCATCGAACTGATGGCCCAGAGCATCGCCGCCTACGCCGGTTGCCATGCGCGCCAGAAAGGCCAGGCCGTCGAGCTGGGGTTCCTGCTCGGCACACGCAAGTTCGAATGCAATGTGGAGCACTTCCCGGTCGGCAGCGAACTGCAGATTCACGCCTTGCGCTCCCTGCAAGACGACAACGGCATGGGCGTATTCGAATGCCACCTGACTGCCCCCGGCATCCAGGCCGTCGCCCGCCTCAACGTGTTCTGTCCGCCACAGGCGGACAGCTACCTGAACGAATCACCCGCTTTATCAACAGGAGTCCAGCCATGA
- a CDS encoding LysR family transcriptional regulator, translating to MELRHLRYFIAVAEELHFGRAAQVLGISQPPLSQQIQVLEQEVGARLFERTNRRVELSEAGRLFLDEARQVLAQVDKAADVARRAQRGELGELKIGFTSSAPFNSSIPQAIFAFRQRFPDVHLKLREMSSTQVAEALLDESIQVGIMRPLPLPDSLSVVELLREPLVAVLGSKHPLVAGSEAGLALSALAHEPFVFFPRSYGSGLYAQLLTLARDVGFTPHFAQEAGEAMTIIGLVAAGLGVSVLPASYQRMRIDGVVYRPLLDPEAVSAVWLAQRTDQRSPMAKAFVELLTRKAEL from the coding sequence ATGGAACTGCGTCATCTGCGTTACTTCATCGCGGTGGCCGAAGAGCTGCATTTCGGCCGCGCCGCCCAGGTCCTGGGCATCTCCCAGCCGCCCTTGAGCCAACAGATCCAGGTGCTGGAACAGGAGGTGGGCGCGCGCCTGTTCGAGCGTACCAATCGTCGGGTCGAGCTCAGCGAGGCTGGCAGGCTGTTCCTCGACGAGGCACGACAGGTGTTGGCCCAGGTCGACAAGGCCGCGGATGTAGCCCGGCGGGCGCAACGGGGGGAGCTGGGCGAGCTGAAAATCGGCTTCACCTCGTCGGCACCCTTCAACTCGAGCATTCCCCAGGCGATCTTTGCCTTTCGCCAGCGCTTTCCCGACGTGCACCTGAAGTTGCGGGAAATGAGCAGCACCCAGGTGGCCGAGGCGCTGCTGGACGAGTCGATCCAGGTCGGGATCATGCGGCCGTTGCCGCTGCCGGATTCCCTGAGCGTGGTGGAGTTGCTGCGCGAGCCGCTGGTGGCGGTGCTCGGCTCCAAGCATCCGCTGGTGGCTGGCAGCGAAGCTGGCCTGGCGCTGTCGGCCCTGGCCCACGAGCCCTTTGTGTTCTTCCCGCGCAGCTACGGCAGTGGCCTGTATGCGCAGCTGCTGACCCTGGCCCGGGATGTCGGTTTCACCCCGCATTTTGCCCAGGAAGCAGGCGAGGCCATGACCATCATCGGCCTGGTGGCGGCGGGGCTGGGTGTCTCGGTGTTGCCGGCGTCCTACCAGCGCATGCGCATCGACGGTGTGGTCTATCGACCGCTGCTCGACCCCGAGGCGGTTTCGGCGGTGTGGCTGGCGCAGCGCACCGACCAGCGCTCGCCAATGGCCAAGGCTTTTGTCGAGCTGCTGACCCGCAAGGCGGAGCTGTAA